The following are from one region of the Rhodopirellula sp. P2 genome:
- a CDS encoding PQQ-binding-like beta-propeller repeat protein: MLRRLRILPSFETARPILAKVKRIAATSLILGTTLLGTNLLAGDADWPQWRGAARDGKAAEQSLLQTWPEDGPKLKWTFSTAGRGYSSTAIVDGKLFSMGSDEQNCYAICVDANTGNSIWQVPVARAGSGDDYNVGWGGGPRSTPTVDGDQVFVLSDVGVVSALRRQDGRKLWSVDLVADYGGEIPKWGYSESVLIDGNRVVVTPGGSKFMIALDRRTGKLLWQSKGVDSVAHYVSAMKGSIGDVDYYVTAGSIGVVAFDCESGEKLFENSLSGNKVATIPTPLILDDHIYHTSDYGAGNVLLKLTSAGGGINAEQIYHLDGKSMMNHHGGVVAVDGTIYGLTKASGGVWMAQDIESGDTLWQEKLRPNTSGSICFADGRLYCYNDKDGTVILLEPNAERWSPLGKLTIPRETDLPRGSGAIWAHPVVADQTLFIRDQNLIFAFDIAR, translated from the coding sequence ATGCTTCGTCGACTTCGTATCCTGCCCTCATTCGAAACTGCTCGGCCGATCTTGGCAAAGGTGAAACGAATTGCCGCCACTTCGTTGATCCTCGGCACCACGTTGCTGGGAACCAACCTGCTGGCCGGTGACGCCGATTGGCCACAATGGCGAGGTGCTGCCCGAGACGGCAAGGCTGCCGAACAGAGTTTGCTGCAGACTTGGCCCGAGGACGGCCCCAAACTGAAGTGGACGTTTTCCACCGCCGGACGTGGGTACAGCAGCACCGCGATCGTCGACGGCAAACTGTTCTCGATGGGCTCGGACGAGCAGAACTGTTATGCGATTTGCGTTGATGCCAACACCGGAAATTCAATTTGGCAAGTTCCGGTCGCGCGTGCCGGCAGCGGTGACGACTACAACGTGGGTTGGGGCGGCGGACCACGCAGCACTCCGACCGTCGATGGCGATCAAGTCTTTGTGTTGTCCGATGTGGGGGTCGTCTCGGCACTGCGACGCCAAGACGGACGCAAGCTGTGGTCCGTCGACTTGGTCGCTGACTACGGAGGCGAGATTCCCAAGTGGGGATACAGCGAGTCGGTGTTGATCGATGGCAATCGCGTCGTCGTCACACCCGGCGGCAGCAAGTTCATGATTGCTTTGGATCGTCGCACCGGCAAATTGCTGTGGCAATCCAAAGGCGTCGACTCGGTAGCACACTATGTCTCGGCCATGAAGGGTTCCATCGGCGATGTGGACTACTACGTCACCGCGGGCAGCATCGGTGTGGTTGCGTTTGATTGTGAGTCCGGTGAAAAGCTGTTTGAGAATTCTTTGTCAGGCAACAAGGTCGCCACCATTCCGACGCCACTGATCCTCGACGACCACATCTATCACACCAGTGACTACGGTGCCGGCAATGTGTTGTTGAAGTTGACTTCCGCCGGTGGTGGAATCAACGCCGAGCAGATCTATCACCTGGATGGAAAGTCCATGATGAATCACCACGGTGGCGTGGTGGCGGTGGATGGCACGATCTACGGTCTGACCAAAGCCAGTGGTGGCGTTTGGATGGCGCAAGACATCGAAAGCGGTGACACGCTTTGGCAAGAGAAACTGCGTCCGAACACGAGCGGTTCGATCTGTTTCGCCGATGGTCGTTTGTATTGCTACAACGACAAAGATGGCACCGTGATTCTGCTGGAACCCAATGCGGAACGTTGGTCACCCCTTGGGAAGTTGACCATCCCACGCGAAACGGATCTGCCTCGCGGAAGCGGTGCGATTTGGGCCCACCCCGTGGTGGCGGACCAAACGTTGTTCATTCGCGATCAAAACCTGATTTTCGCGTTCGACATCGCTCGCTGA
- a CDS encoding sigma-70 family RNA polymerase sigma factor gives MNPSPSDSTSSDTTTALVIASKRGDNEALGQLMLRYRGYLLMLAHRYLSDQLRRRIDPADLVQVTFLEAKRDLHAFRGESSGEFAGWLRGMLKNNVASAVAHHVMTQKRSTKKEVHAGGAGGDGSQPDNWIAQMPGAKTSPSGVAVRQEAVSAMMEALHELPETQAEAIRLRYMEGLSLKEIVDRMDKSETAVAGLLKRGLKKLRTILDTDSSPWWKT, from the coding sequence TTGAACCCATCGCCATCTGATTCGACGTCTTCGGACACCACCACCGCTTTGGTGATCGCTTCCAAACGAGGCGACAACGAAGCGTTGGGGCAATTGATGTTGCGCTATCGGGGTTACTTGTTGATGCTGGCTCATCGGTATCTCAGCGACCAGTTGCGCCGGCGGATTGATCCGGCCGATTTGGTGCAGGTCACGTTCTTGGAAGCGAAACGCGACCTGCACGCTTTTCGAGGTGAATCCTCGGGCGAGTTCGCAGGCTGGTTGCGAGGCATGCTGAAAAACAATGTTGCCTCTGCGGTCGCTCATCATGTGATGACCCAGAAGCGTTCGACGAAGAAAGAAGTGCACGCGGGAGGAGCAGGTGGCGATGGCAGCCAGCCAGACAACTGGATCGCACAAATGCCTGGTGCCAAGACCAGCCCGAGCGGTGTCGCGGTTCGGCAAGAAGCGGTCAGTGCGATGATGGAAGCCCTGCATGAGCTTCCCGAAACGCAGGCCGAAGCCATTCGCCTGCGTTACATGGAAGGTTTGTCGTTGAAAGAGATCGTTGATCGAATGGACAAAAGCGAAACCGCGGTCGCCGGCCTGCTCAAACGAGGTTTGAAAAAACTTCGAACGATTTTGGACACCGACAGCAGTCCTTGGTGGAAGACCTGA
- a CDS encoding PQQ-dependent sugar dehydrogenase, giving the protein MKKSWIQQLLLSGAATACLAASPAIAETPDAVATQASPTINLAEPPASLDVSPMPVEVVEAYPNLRISRPVIITGAGDGSGRLFVASQTGEVYFFDESDSDVSEPELFADFSDLVTYKDRENEEGFLGMAFHPKFKDNGLFYAYYTTSDKPHVSVLTEFSTVQGSDNQQGDPSTARELLRIEQPFWNHNGGTVAFGPDGFLYIALGDGGKANDPLQSAQDPSQLLGSIMRIDVDQREGDKPYGIPKDNPYVGQSDARPEIYAIGIRNIWRMAFDPKTNFLWAADVGQNDWEEINLIRRGGNYGWSLREANHKFTLNGNGSDARPDLIDPLIEYPHTDDWGKSITGGAVYRGTQTPMLDGYYLYGDYVTGKVWALKYDAKTSTVTENRPISATGLPVFTFGQTDSGEVLVSTMMAGGRIYKFVAK; this is encoded by the coding sequence ATGAAGAAATCTTGGATTCAACAGCTGCTGCTCAGTGGAGCTGCGACGGCTTGCTTGGCCGCGTCACCCGCGATCGCTGAAACACCGGATGCGGTTGCCACCCAGGCTTCGCCCACGATCAACTTGGCCGAGCCTCCCGCATCGCTCGACGTCTCACCGATGCCCGTCGAAGTCGTGGAAGCCTACCCCAATCTTCGCATCAGTCGGCCTGTGATCATCACCGGTGCGGGTGATGGAAGCGGACGACTGTTCGTCGCCAGCCAAACCGGCGAAGTCTACTTCTTCGACGAAAGCGACAGCGACGTCTCGGAGCCAGAGCTGTTCGCCGACTTCAGCGATCTGGTCACGTACAAAGACCGCGAAAACGAAGAGGGTTTCTTGGGAATGGCGTTCCATCCCAAGTTCAAAGACAACGGCCTGTTCTATGCGTATTACACCACGTCGGACAAACCACACGTTTCGGTTCTGACCGAGTTCAGCACGGTCCAAGGCAGCGACAACCAACAGGGTGATCCCTCGACCGCTCGCGAATTGCTGCGGATCGAACAACCCTTTTGGAATCACAACGGTGGCACCGTTGCGTTTGGCCCCGATGGTTTCTTGTACATCGCTTTGGGGGATGGCGGGAAAGCCAACGACCCACTGCAATCAGCCCAAGACCCGAGTCAGTTGCTCGGTTCGATCATGCGAATCGACGTCGACCAACGCGAGGGCGACAAGCCTTACGGGATTCCCAAAGACAATCCTTACGTCGGTCAATCCGATGCCCGGCCTGAGATCTATGCGATCGGCATCCGCAACATTTGGCGGATGGCGTTCGATCCGAAAACCAACTTCCTGTGGGCCGCCGACGTCGGGCAAAACGACTGGGAAGAAATCAACCTGATCCGCCGCGGTGGGAACTACGGATGGAGCCTGCGGGAAGCCAATCACAAGTTCACGCTCAATGGCAACGGTTCTGACGCTCGTCCTGATTTGATCGATCCACTGATCGAGTATCCCCACACCGATGATTGGGGAAAATCAATCACGGGCGGAGCCGTCTATCGCGGAACTCAAACACCGATGCTCGATGGTTATTACCTTTATGGCGACTATGTCACCGGAAAAGTTTGGGCGTTGAAGTACGACGCAAAGACATCGACGGTCACTGAGAACCGCCCCATCTCGGCAACGGGATTGCCCGTCTTCACCTTCGGTCAAACGGACTCAGGCGAAGTCCTGGTGAGCACCATGATGGCCGGCGGTCGAATTTACAAGTTCGTCGCGAAGTGA
- a CDS encoding FKBP-type peptidyl-prolyl cis-trans isomerase, with protein sequence MTSPGNAQDDSAAKVDDQIGYFLGFTVGSSFVQQGFQSTDFTVEGMNQGLQDALSQKDPALTDEQLQEIQGKIQAMMQKRQAEKMAELQKQGVMNQEKSALWLKQNAKVEGIKELEGGLQYKVVKEGEGASPSAEDTVAVHYTGKLTNGEVFDSSVERGQPAKFPVGRVIQGWQLALQKMKVGSKWMLFIPPELAYGENGSPPKIGPNEVLVFEVELLEIL encoded by the coding sequence ATGACCTCCCCCGGCAACGCTCAAGATGATTCAGCGGCCAAGGTCGATGACCAAATTGGCTACTTCCTCGGATTCACTGTTGGCAGCTCGTTCGTTCAACAAGGTTTCCAATCCACTGACTTCACCGTCGAAGGAATGAACCAAGGTCTGCAGGACGCGTTGTCGCAAAAAGACCCCGCTCTGACTGACGAACAGCTGCAAGAAATCCAAGGCAAAATTCAGGCCATGATGCAAAAGCGTCAGGCTGAAAAGATGGCCGAACTTCAAAAGCAAGGCGTGATGAACCAAGAGAAGAGCGCGTTGTGGCTCAAGCAAAACGCCAAGGTCGAAGGCATCAAAGAACTCGAGGGTGGACTGCAATATAAAGTGGTCAAAGAAGGCGAAGGCGCCTCCCCATCCGCCGAAGACACGGTCGCGGTTCACTACACCGGCAAATTGACCAATGGCGAAGTCTTTGACAGCTCGGTCGAGCGTGGCCAACCTGCCAAGTTCCCCGTCGGTCGCGTGATCCAAGGGTGGCAACTGGCGCTTCAGAAGATGAAGGTTGGATCGAAGTGGATGCTCTTCATTCCACCAGAATTGGCCTACGGCGAAAACGGTTCGCCACCCAAGATTGGACCCAACGAAGTGTTGGTCTTCGAAGTTGAGTTGCTCGAAATTTTGTAG
- a CDS encoding DUF1559 domain-containing protein: MSKASDRSPQGVRSGFTLVELLVVIAIIGVLVGLLLPAVQAAREAARRMSCSNNFKQIGLSMHNYHAAYNKMPMTMMGTSRSVNNATNDSNRWYLSYAVGILPFMEQQGLWEAIANPSTETVNGSAPAGTGGVWPANGPCPWQFNYKPWATEVPAYRCPSDPAKGAPGGGRINYAACFGDSSNTVNNGGRNEGGFVNNKNSPTHADHQKSYNWLVERSRAANRGLFWAREQMAFRDVLDGLSNTIAMGEIVSDSGSRELKEVVVRTSLSFGGGSAAAPSDCEDPAYIDPARPQFALQGVTVQSRANRWADGRMNYSGFQTILPPNSITCSRSNDNSEGFFSAGSRHQGGCHVLMGDGAVKFITDSINAGNQDMGPVQTRGPWLPGGSASPYGLWGSLGTRATKEVIDEEF, from the coding sequence ATGTCCAAAGCTTCTGACCGAAGCCCGCAGGGCGTCCGCAGCGGATTCACGCTGGTGGAATTGCTGGTGGTGATCGCCATCATCGGTGTGCTCGTTGGTTTGTTGCTTCCTGCGGTCCAAGCCGCACGAGAAGCTGCTCGCCGCATGTCTTGCAGCAACAACTTCAAGCAAATCGGGTTGTCGATGCACAACTACCATGCTGCTTACAACAAAATGCCCATGACGATGATGGGCACGTCACGATCGGTGAACAATGCGACCAACGACAGCAATCGCTGGTACTTGAGTTACGCCGTGGGAATCTTGCCGTTCATGGAACAACAAGGTTTGTGGGAAGCCATTGCAAATCCCAGCACCGAGACCGTCAACGGCAGTGCACCGGCTGGCACCGGTGGTGTCTGGCCCGCCAACGGCCCTTGCCCTTGGCAGTTCAACTACAAACCCTGGGCAACGGAAGTTCCCGCCTATCGGTGCCCCAGTGACCCTGCCAAGGGAGCTCCTGGTGGCGGACGCATCAACTACGCAGCGTGCTTCGGTGATTCATCGAACACCGTGAACAACGGTGGACGCAACGAAGGTGGGTTTGTCAACAATAAAAACAGCCCAACGCATGCTGACCACCAAAAATCCTACAACTGGTTGGTGGAACGCTCGCGTGCTGCCAACCGCGGTCTGTTCTGGGCCCGCGAACAAATGGCTTTCCGCGATGTTCTGGATGGTTTGTCCAACACCATCGCCATGGGCGAAATTGTCAGCGACAGCGGATCTCGTGAACTGAAAGAAGTGGTTGTTCGCACCAGTCTTTCATTCGGTGGTGGTTCCGCTGCCGCACCCTCGGACTGCGAAGACCCGGCCTACATCGATCCTGCTCGTCCACAGTTCGCCTTGCAAGGCGTGACGGTCCAGTCTCGTGCCAATCGCTGGGCCGATGGTCGGATGAACTACAGTGGTTTCCAAACCATCTTGCCGCCCAACAGCATCACCTGCTCACGCAGCAACGACAACTCGGAAGGGTTCTTCTCAGCTGGCAGTCGTCACCAAGGTGGTTGCCACGTCCTGATGGGTGATGGGGCTGTCAAGTTCATCACCGACAGCATCAATGCTGGCAATCAAGACATGGGACCTGTTCAGACTCGCGGGCCGTGGTTGCCAGGCGGAAGTGCCAGCCCTTACGGCTTGTGGGGATCGCTCGGTACCCGTGCTACCAAAGAAGTCATCGACGAAGAATTCTAA
- a CDS encoding tetratricopeptide repeat protein — protein sequence MSKRSARTTKRNERSKSGSVDLPLKDSPESSPQSQAWTSSSSDAVWWILVAAACAVGLVLRLWHFAAAAQLPTSGELLGDALGYFQWSQEIASGDWFGQETFYQAPLYPYFLAVVSVLFGPSVTMMQMVQCLLDVASVAMLAVATRNWFGRRAGWLAAFGYAMYPPAIYYCLLIQKAGLATFLLALFLMLASRLHPHQSRSFQLTHSVGLGFVLGLLVLTRENALLWIPLIPIWLFIAMRRPPELDNENTDGPQLNPPDQPTPPRWPLTLAYFFGLAVVLLPVAARNASLGGEWSPTTFQSGPNFYIGNSADANGIYVALVPGHETPEYERSDAQKLAEEATGRELTPREVSKFWFRRAWSDIRHSPTRWIRLMALKTAMVVNRYEVPDVESYSLHRAVSTPLRWLGAVWHFGILFPLAIVGFATTAWKPRSIGLLLVLALSMIGAVAMFFILGRYRFPLVPLLLPVAAIGVWNLGWMVCNREFQRWTVITVALLAIVLANFPLHQEQSLNANALANAGAAAGQAGKFEISIEWLEKAIALEPDSPVPHYNLAGAYLMTNQVEAAIEQLLIAKRLDPDLVEVDRTLASLFEQRGELDRASHHYREAVRVDPMDQSSLEAIRRLTAPNQSPGGGVL from the coding sequence ATGTCAAAACGGTCCGCTCGAACAACCAAACGAAACGAACGGTCCAAGAGCGGATCGGTTGACTTGCCCCTCAAGGATTCACCCGAGTCCTCGCCGCAATCCCAGGCGTGGACTTCTTCTTCCAGCGACGCGGTGTGGTGGATCCTGGTAGCGGCAGCCTGTGCTGTCGGACTCGTTCTGCGACTTTGGCACTTTGCGGCGGCAGCGCAGCTTCCGACATCCGGCGAACTGCTGGGAGATGCTCTTGGCTACTTCCAGTGGTCGCAAGAGATCGCATCGGGTGATTGGTTTGGCCAAGAAACGTTCTATCAGGCACCTCTCTACCCTTACTTTTTAGCGGTTGTCAGCGTCTTGTTTGGCCCATCGGTCACCATGATGCAAATGGTGCAGTGTCTGCTGGACGTCGCCAGTGTGGCGATGCTTGCCGTGGCGACTCGAAATTGGTTTGGCCGCCGCGCCGGCTGGCTGGCCGCTTTCGGTTACGCGATGTATCCACCGGCCATCTACTACTGCTTGTTGATTCAGAAAGCTGGGCTGGCCACTTTTTTGCTGGCGTTGTTTTTGATGCTCGCATCTCGTTTGCATCCGCACCAAAGTCGTTCGTTTCAGCTGACTCACAGCGTTGGCTTGGGATTCGTTCTGGGTTTGTTGGTTCTGACGCGTGAAAACGCTCTGCTCTGGATCCCTCTGATTCCGATCTGGTTGTTCATTGCGATGCGAAGACCGCCTGAGCTGGACAACGAAAACACGGACGGACCCCAACTCAATCCACCCGACCAGCCGACTCCGCCACGCTGGCCTCTGACGTTGGCATACTTCTTCGGACTGGCAGTGGTGCTGCTTCCCGTCGCGGCACGCAACGCCTCGTTGGGTGGTGAATGGTCGCCCACCACCTTTCAATCGGGTCCGAACTTTTACATCGGGAACTCGGCCGACGCGAACGGGATTTACGTGGCTCTGGTGCCTGGACATGAAACCCCCGAATACGAGCGATCAGACGCCCAGAAACTGGCCGAAGAAGCAACGGGTCGCGAGCTAACGCCACGGGAAGTTTCCAAGTTTTGGTTCCGTCGAGCGTGGTCAGACATTCGCCACTCACCTACGCGGTGGATCCGGTTGATGGCATTGAAAACCGCGATGGTTGTCAATCGATACGAAGTCCCTGACGTCGAGAGCTATTCCCTGCATCGTGCCGTCTCAACTCCGCTGCGTTGGTTGGGCGCCGTCTGGCACTTCGGGATTTTGTTTCCCCTGGCGATCGTCGGCTTTGCCACCACCGCGTGGAAACCTCGCAGCATCGGTCTCTTGCTTGTGCTCGCGTTGTCCATGATCGGCGCGGTCGCGATGTTTTTCATTCTCGGCCGATATCGATTTCCCTTGGTGCCTCTGTTGTTGCCGGTGGCAGCAATCGGTGTTTGGAATCTCGGATGGATGGTGTGCAACCGAGAGTTCCAACGTTGGACAGTGATCACCGTTGCCTTGTTGGCAATCGTGCTCGCAAATTTCCCCCTGCATCAGGAACAAAGTCTGAACGCAAATGCGTTGGCCAATGCGGGAGCCGCTGCGGGACAAGCCGGGAAGTTTGAGATCAGCATCGAGTGGCTCGAAAAGGCAATTGCCCTGGAACCTGACTCACCGGTGCCTCACTACAACTTGGCGGGCGCTTACTTGATGACCAACCAGGTGGAAGCTGCGATCGAGCAATTGCTGATCGCCAAGCGTCTTGACCCTGATCTGGTCGAAGTGGATCGCACGTTGGCCAGCCTCTTCGAACAGCGTGGTGAACTCGACCGAGCGTCGCACCATTACCGCGAAGCCGTGCGTGTGGACCCAATGGATCAATCTTCCCTCGAAGCGATTCGCCGCTTGACAGCCCCGAACCAGTCCCCTGGAGGGGGCGTTCTTTGA
- a CDS encoding DUF1559 domain-containing protein, with the protein MSKASDRSKPRVRRGFTLVELLVVIAIIGVLVGLLLPAVQAAREAARRMSCSNNFKQIGLSMHNYHAAYNKMPMTMMGTTRSVNNATNDSNRWYLSYAVGILPFMEQQGLWESIANPSTETVNGSAPAGTGGIWPANGPCPWQFNYKPWATEIPAYRCPSDPAKGAPGGGRINYAACFGDASNTVNNGGRNEGGYVSNQNTPTHADFKGTGPTNFNWLVERSRAANRGLFWAREQMAFRDVLDGLSNTIAMGEIVSDSGSRELKEVVVRTSLQFGGGSQASPSDCEDPAYIDPARPQFALQGVTVQSRANRWADGRMNYSGFQTILPPNSITCSRSNDNSEGFFSAGSRHQGGCHVLMGDGAVKFITDSINAGNQDMGPVQTRGPWLPGGSASPYGLWGSLGTRATKEVIDEEF; encoded by the coding sequence ATGTCCAAAGCTTCTGACCGAAGCAAGCCACGCGTTCGACGCGGTTTCACGCTGGTGGAACTGTTGGTCGTCATCGCCATCATTGGTGTGCTCGTTGGTTTGTTGCTTCCTGCGGTCCAAGCCGCACGAGAAGCTGCTCGCCGCATGTCTTGCAGCAACAACTTCAAGCAAATTGGGTTGTCGATGCACAACTACCATGCTGCTTACAACAAAATGCCCATGACGATGATGGGCACCACGCGTTCGGTGAACAATGCAACCAACGACAGCAATCGCTGGTACTTGAGTTACGCCGTGGGAATCTTGCCGTTCATGGAACAACAAGGTTTGTGGGAATCGATCGCAAACCCCAGCACCGAGACTGTCAACGGCAGTGCACCGGCTGGCACCGGCGGTATCTGGCCTGCCAACGGCCCCTGCCCATGGCAATTCAACTACAAACCCTGGGCAACTGAAATCCCCGCCTATCGATGCCCCAGTGACCCTGCCAAGGGAGCTCCTGGTGGTGGACGCATCAACTACGCAGCGTGCTTCGGCGATGCATCCAACACCGTCAACAACGGTGGCCGCAACGAGGGTGGCTACGTCAGCAACCAAAACACTCCGACACATGCTGATTTCAAGGGAACGGGTCCCACGAACTTCAACTGGTTGGTGGAACGCTCGCGTGCTGCCAACCGCGGTCTGTTCTGGGCTCGCGAACAAATGGCTTTCCGCGATGTTCTGGATGGTTTGTCCAACACCATCGCCATGGGCGAAATTGTCAGCGACAGCGGATCTCGTGAATTGAAAGAAGTGGTCGTTCGCACTTCATTGCAATTTGGTGGCGGATCACAAGCTTCTCCATCGGACTGCGAAGACCCGGCCTACATCGATCCTGCTCGTCCACAGTTCGCCTTGCAAGGCGTGACGGTCCAGTCTCGTGCCAATCGCTGGGCCGATGGTCGGATGAACTACAGTGGTTTCCAAACCATCTTGCCGCCCAACAGCATCACCTGCTCACGCAGCAACGACAACTCGGAAGGGTTCTTCTCAGCTGGCAGTCGTCACCAAGGTGGTTGCCACGTCCTGATGGGTGATGGGGCTGTCAAGTTCATCACCGACAGCATCAATGCTGGCAATCAAGACATGGGACCTGTTCAGACTCGCGGGCCGTGGTTGCCAGGCGGAAGTGCCAGCCCTTACGGCTTGTGGGGATCGCTCGGTACCCGTGCTACCAAAGAAGTCATCGACGAAGAATTCTAA
- a CDS encoding serine/threonine-protein kinase: protein MVEDLMAETNDDGLDEIFALYLSACDTGELTSRDDFLKQHPEHADQLRELMDAADLIGTFSMAGSAPDEASHPWTGPITLPPDVDVDEVDARLASTASQIDVRTDLADTIGIGTALSDDGLGEHSNVDPNLTLPMANRSQGDSGPSLPFDLGDYQLLKVLGVGGMGVVYLAKQRDLDRLVAVKMIRSGILAGQDEVKRFYIEAKAAAKLKHPNIVAVHQFGRRAGHHFFSMQYVEGEDLQKVLAKGPLSSRRAAEVVRDVAQAIHHAHSRGVLHRDLKPGNVLIDPSGQVHVTDFGLAKHTDADSSVTGSGAAVGTPHYMAPEQALGHSDRVTHHSDIYSLGAILFAAITSRPPIVGDTVMQTLLKVAHQPAPNLRSVCPQAESDLEVIVAKCLEKQPKDRYKTAKNLADDLNRFLCGQTIHARSRSRARKVIDWFGQVPVVAAVTGRQTSGTPIGQRRFQNGILSASIILPLLLLAGLVWQQRLNNAMPTRIRIAGGLPGGLYNRVSEELSQGLQSRTSVPCEVIQTNGTWDNRERLLAGEFELAPIQATAVNGETLRVVAPLFYEAVHILIRDDSEIDSVEDLSGQRIAVGPHGSGSRRAAEMVLESLALSETISPRVEMPWQTLQETNPEVSAEAAIICIGVGSDLVTRMLTEHRWHLLPLSNGVAIALQHPTLHAMTITADAYSGSSIPASGIHTVGTTAFLVCRDTAPDPLIENTLHSLYEEPSIIGLIPARQAAEWQGLAFHRVSRRYYDELEAAATHAN, encoded by the coding sequence TTGGTGGAAGACCTGATGGCCGAAACCAACGACGATGGTTTGGACGAGATCTTCGCGTTGTACCTGTCCGCTTGCGACACGGGAGAACTGACTTCACGAGATGACTTTCTGAAACAGCATCCCGAACACGCCGACCAACTTCGCGAGTTGATGGACGCGGCCGATTTGATCGGGACCTTCTCGATGGCTGGATCAGCTCCCGATGAAGCGTCCCATCCGTGGACGGGACCGATCACGTTGCCGCCCGACGTCGATGTGGACGAAGTGGACGCGCGTTTGGCATCCACCGCCAGCCAGATCGATGTCCGCACCGACCTGGCCGACACAATTGGAATTGGCACCGCGCTATCGGATGATGGTCTGGGGGAACATTCCAACGTCGATCCCAATCTGACACTGCCCATGGCCAATCGCTCGCAAGGCGATTCAGGGCCATCATTGCCGTTTGATCTGGGCGACTACCAACTGCTCAAAGTTTTGGGTGTTGGTGGGATGGGCGTGGTTTACCTGGCCAAGCAACGTGACTTGGATCGGTTGGTGGCGGTGAAGATGATCCGCAGTGGGATCTTGGCTGGCCAAGACGAAGTCAAACGTTTTTACATCGAAGCCAAAGCCGCCGCGAAACTCAAACACCCCAACATCGTCGCGGTTCACCAGTTCGGACGACGTGCCGGCCACCACTTTTTCTCGATGCAATACGTCGAAGGGGAAGACCTTCAAAAGGTATTGGCCAAAGGTCCCTTGTCATCCCGCCGAGCGGCCGAAGTCGTTCGCGATGTGGCCCAGGCGATCCATCACGCTCACAGTCGTGGCGTGCTGCACCGAGACCTCAAACCCGGCAATGTCCTGATCGATCCATCCGGTCAAGTTCATGTGACTGACTTTGGTCTGGCCAAACACACCGATGCGGACAGCAGCGTGACCGGCAGCGGTGCCGCGGTTGGGACGCCACACTACATGGCTCCTGAGCAAGCCCTCGGACACAGCGACCGAGTCACCCATCACAGCGACATCTATTCCCTCGGTGCGATTCTTTTTGCCGCGATCACCTCACGCCCACCGATCGTCGGTGACACCGTGATGCAAACGTTGCTCAAGGTCGCTCATCAACCCGCGCCCAATCTGAGATCCGTTTGCCCCCAAGCGGAATCGGATCTGGAAGTGATCGTTGCCAAGTGTTTGGAGAAACAGCCCAAAGATCGTTACAAAACCGCCAAGAACCTGGCGGATGATTTGAATCGATTCTTGTGCGGTCAAACCATCCATGCCCGCTCGCGTAGTCGCGCTCGCAAGGTCATCGATTGGTTCGGACAAGTTCCCGTGGTCGCGGCGGTCACAGGACGACAAACATCCGGCACGCCGATTGGGCAACGCCGATTCCAGAATGGGATTTTGTCCGCATCGATCATCCTGCCGTTGCTGTTGTTGGCCGGGTTGGTGTGGCAACAACGCCTCAACAACGCGATGCCCACGCGAATTCGGATTGCGGGTGGTCTTCCCGGCGGCCTGTACAATCGCGTTTCCGAAGAGTTGTCCCAGGGCTTGCAGTCGCGCACCTCCGTGCCTTGCGAAGTCATCCAGACCAATGGCACTTGGGACAACCGCGAACGCTTGTTGGCTGGCGAATTTGAGTTGGCCCCGATCCAGGCCACCGCGGTCAATGGAGAAACGCTTCGCGTGGTGGCGCCTTTGTTCTACGAAGCGGTCCACATTCTCATTCGCGATGACAGTGAGATTGATTCAGTCGAAGACCTCTCGGGACAACGCATCGCCGTGGGACCACACGGCAGCGGTTCTCGTCGAGCGGCCGAGATGGTGCTGGAATCACTTGCATTGTCAGAGACGATCTCGCCTCGCGTCGAGATGCCTTGGCAAACGCTGCAAGAAACCAACCCCGAAGTTTCCGCCGAGGCCGCGATCATCTGCATCGGCGTGGGCAGCGATCTGGTCACGCGAATGTTGACCGAGCATCGATGGCACCTGTTGCCGCTTTCCAATGGGGTCGCGATCGCACTGCAGCATCCAACGCTGCACGCGATGACGATCACCGCCGACGCGTATTCCGGATCCAGCATTCCAGCGTCGGGCATTCATACCGTCGGAACCACTGCGTTTCTGGTCTGCCGCGACACAGCTCCAGACCCGTTGATCGAAAACACCCTGCATTCGCTCTACGAAGAACCCTCCATCATCGGGTTGATCCCCGCCCGTCAAGCCGCCGAGTGGCAAGGCCTGGCCTTCCACCGAGTCTCCCGTCGTTACTACGACGAGTTGGAAGCCGCGGCCACCCACGCGAATTAG